One genomic region from Granulicatella adiacens ATCC 49175 encodes:
- a CDS encoding ClC family H(+)/Cl(-) exchange transporter: MEFWSHLNPRRYRKSGYIAIGALIGVLAGSAVSLFRYMIGFILEQVVTVYSFLREQPQWIPAWILFSLVMGVILGQIVKSDPDIKGSGIPQVELQLQGKMDMNWWSVCWKKFVGGAISIGSGLLLGREGPSIQLGASVGQGVAETFKANRVQKNVFISSGAGAGLAAAFNAPIAGLMFVLEEVHHTFSPLVAVTTLTAAIVANFISLNVFGTHPSLNLGNDQRFPMEYYGYVVLLGIVLAIFGLAYHRLTLALPKIYKTLFPKVAPYNYCLIAFMLIIPLGIWNPHVLGGGGELVLALVKENHTVQFLVGLFVIRFVYSMISYGTGLPGGIFLPILSLGALLGLAYAEFLIEFLGVDPSVRVSFVFFAMAGYFAAIGKAPLTALLLVTEMVGGLNQLMPLGICTLVAYIVADFLKMDPIYEVLAERLDKEHSTTTKGERTTFEIPIMVDSSLVGKAIREVEWPKEIIIATIRRGAKEIVAKGDTILLSGDILIVVCDEGIVGAMTEQMTKIASAI, from the coding sequence GTGGAGTTTTGGAGTCATTTGAACCCTCGGAGATACCGGAAATCAGGGTATATTGCTATTGGCGCATTAATCGGAGTCCTAGCAGGAAGTGCGGTTAGTTTATTTAGATATATGATTGGCTTTATTTTAGAACAAGTAGTGACCGTCTATTCGTTTTTAAGAGAACAACCGCAATGGATTCCGGCATGGATTCTCTTTAGCCTTGTAATGGGGGTTATTTTAGGGCAGATTGTAAAGAGCGATCCGGATATTAAAGGAAGTGGGATTCCACAAGTAGAATTACAACTTCAAGGAAAGATGGATATGAATTGGTGGTCTGTCTGTTGGAAGAAATTCGTCGGTGGAGCGATTTCAATCGGATCAGGCCTCTTACTTGGTCGTGAAGGTCCTTCGATTCAATTAGGAGCATCGGTTGGTCAAGGAGTAGCAGAGACCTTTAAGGCAAATCGTGTACAGAAGAATGTATTTATTTCCAGTGGAGCAGGTGCCGGACTAGCGGCGGCGTTTAACGCACCGATTGCAGGACTTATGTTTGTACTGGAAGAAGTCCATCATACTTTTAGTCCACTTGTCGCCGTGACAACTCTAACAGCAGCAATCGTGGCTAACTTTATTTCATTAAATGTATTTGGGACGCATCCATCGCTTAACCTTGGGAATGACCAACGTTTTCCGATGGAATATTATGGGTATGTTGTCCTTCTTGGCATTGTCCTTGCAATTTTTGGATTAGCGTACCATCGTCTCACATTAGCTTTGCCAAAGATTTACAAGACACTTTTTCCAAAAGTGGCACCATATAATTACTGTCTCATTGCCTTTATGTTGATTATTCCTCTTGGAATATGGAATCCTCATGTTTTAGGCGGTGGTGGTGAGTTAGTATTAGCACTCGTTAAAGAAAATCATACTGTACAATTTTTAGTGGGGCTATTTGTGATTCGTTTTGTCTACTCAATGATTTCATACGGAACAGGACTGCCTGGGGGAATTTTTTTACCGATTCTTTCACTTGGAGCTCTTCTTGGGTTGGCATATGCTGAATTTCTCATTGAATTTTTAGGGGTAGACCCAAGTGTACGTGTGAGCTTCGTCTTTTTTGCGATGGCAGGGTATTTTGCGGCGATTGGGAAAGCGCCCCTAACAGCTTTACTTCTTGTAACAGAAATGGTGGGAGGCTTAAACCAATTAATGCCGCTTGGGATTTGTACTTTAGTGGCGTATATTGTGGCTGACTTCTTGAAGATGGACCCAATTTATGAAGTGTTAGCAGAACGTTTAGATAAAGAACATTCTACTACTACCAAAGGAGAACGAACGACTTTTGAAATTCCAATTATGGTGGATAGCTCGCTGGTTGGAAAAGCCATTCGTGAAGTAGAGTGGCCAAAAGAGATTATTATTGCAACCATAAGACGTGGTGCTAAAGAAATAGTGGCAAAAGGAGATACGATTCTTCTGTCTGGTGACATCTTAATCGTTGTGTGTGATGAAGGTATAGTGGGTGCAATGACCGAACAAATGACCAAAATTGCAAGTGCTATCTAG
- a CDS encoding ABC transporter ATP-binding protein, which yields MSIEIQNLSKTFFPGTSREHKALKNVSLTITEGDFITIVGGNGAGKSTFLNAIAGNFALDEGTISFGGHQIEQTADFERAAYISRVFQDPMQGTAPRMTVAENLALANRRGQKRSLFKTSSKEELQQFEALLAPLALGLEDRLHTEIGLLSGGQRQAISLLMATMNAPQLLLLDEHTAALDPKTQRKIMQKTQETIEEKNLTALMITHNLSDAIHFGNRLIVMHRGEIVRDFSKEEKAALTEEELFRLMNALDEADLQGE from the coding sequence ATGAGTATTGAAATTCAAAACTTATCTAAAACATTTTTCCCTGGAACTTCACGTGAGCATAAAGCGTTGAAAAACGTCAGCCTAACGATTACAGAGGGAGACTTCATTACGATTGTCGGCGGAAATGGTGCAGGAAAATCGACTTTCCTAAACGCGATTGCTGGTAACTTTGCTTTAGACGAAGGAACGATTTCGTTTGGAGGTCATCAAATCGAACAGACTGCGGACTTTGAACGCGCAGCTTACATTAGTCGTGTCTTCCAAGACCCAATGCAAGGAACAGCTCCTCGGATGACGGTTGCTGAGAACTTAGCCTTAGCGAATCGGAGAGGTCAAAAACGTAGCCTCTTTAAAACGTCTTCTAAAGAAGAATTGCAACAATTCGAAGCCTTACTAGCCCCGCTAGCACTTGGCTTAGAAGACCGTCTTCATACAGAAATCGGACTCTTATCAGGCGGACAACGCCAAGCCATTTCACTCCTCATGGCAACGATGAACGCTCCGCAACTATTACTATTAGACGAACATACAGCAGCGCTTGATCCGAAAACACAGCGCAAAATTATGCAGAAAACACAAGAAACCATCGAAGAAAAGAACTTAACCGCGCTTATGATTACACACAATCTATCTGACGCGATTCATTTTGGAAACAGACTCATTGTCATGCATCGTGGCGAGATTGTACGCGATTTTTCAAAAGAGGAAAAAGCAGCATTAACAGAGGAAGAACTATTCCGTTTAATGAATGCTCTTGATGAAGCAGACTTACAAGGTGAATAA